In one Sporomusa sphaeroides DSM 2875 genomic region, the following are encoded:
- the ltrA gene encoding group II intron reverse transcriptase/maturase — MQREQKTTKVGYRCEGMLETESNSGARSIVTPETAEKDGASRLLEAILHRDNLNAAYLRVKRNGGAPGVDGMAVEEMLPYLKDHKEELLASIRAGWYNPKPVRRVEIPKPDGGKRNLGVPTVIDRMVQQAVVQVMQPMFEPHFSENSYGFRPGRSAHQAMKKAEEYYKQGYIRVVDIDLAKYFDTVNHDILIDRIREVIKDEHVIKLIRKFLKSGVMANGLVSPTTEGTPQGGNLSPLLSNIYLTAFDRMLESRGHKFVRYADDCNIYVKSQRAAERVMTSSTKYLENKLKLKVNQEKSKAGSPLKLKFLGFSLFKTGKRMGIRPHAKSMEKFKNKIRQLTSRKQAKPIPAILNNIRKYTTGWLGYYAIAEMSSKIKSLNEWIRRRIRQIFWKQWKKPSAKFKNLMLHGIPKQKAREWSYSRLGYWRIAGSWILCRSLTNEYLASIGYDDIAKRYEVLHLSY; from the coding sequence ATGCAAAGAGAGCAGAAAACGACGAAAGTCGGCTACCGGTGTGAGGGTATGTTGGAAACAGAGAGTAATAGCGGAGCGCGGAGCATTGTTACGCCTGAAACCGCAGAGAAAGACGGTGCAAGTCGTTTGCTCGAAGCCATATTACACAGGGACAACCTCAATGCAGCCTACCTACGAGTAAAGCGAAACGGCGGCGCTCCGGGAGTTGACGGAATGGCAGTAGAAGAAATGCTGCCCTATCTAAAGGACCATAAAGAGGAACTGTTGGCAAGTATTCGTGCCGGATGGTACAACCCCAAACCGGTCAGACGAGTAGAAATACCAAAGCCAGACGGGGGAAAGAGAAACCTTGGAGTACCAACGGTCATAGACCGTATGGTACAACAAGCCGTAGTACAGGTAATGCAACCCATGTTTGAGCCCCATTTCTCCGAAAACAGCTACGGTTTCCGACCGGGGCGCAGCGCCCATCAAGCCATGAAGAAGGCCGAAGAATATTATAAGCAGGGTTATATCAGAGTCGTAGACATAGACCTCGCTAAATATTTTGATACAGTCAATCATGACATTCTCATAGATAGGATAAGAGAAGTAATTAAGGATGAGCACGTCATCAAGCTGATACGTAAGTTCTTAAAGAGCGGCGTTATGGCAAACGGCTTAGTCAGTCCGACAACGGAGGGAACGCCACAAGGAGGCAACCTTTCACCACTTCTCAGCAACATATACCTTACGGCTTTCGACCGAATGCTGGAAAGCAGAGGTCATAAGTTTGTAAGGTATGCGGACGACTGCAATATTTACGTCAAAAGTCAAAGAGCGGCCGAGCGGGTAATGACCAGCAGCACGAAATATCTTGAGAACAAATTAAAACTTAAGGTAAACCAGGAAAAGAGCAAGGCGGGGAGCCCATTAAAACTTAAATTCCTAGGTTTTTCCCTATTTAAGACAGGGAAAAGAATGGGTATACGGCCACATGCCAAGTCGATGGAGAAATTCAAGAACAAAATCAGGCAATTAACAAGCAGAAAGCAAGCCAAGCCTATCCCGGCAATTCTAAACAATATCAGGAAATATACAACCGGATGGTTAGGCTATTATGCAATAGCTGAAATGAGTTCCAAGATAAAATCTCTTAACGAATGGATACGCCGAAGAATAAGGCAAATCTTTTGGAAACAGTGGAAGAAACCCTCCGCAAAATTTAAGAACCTCATGCTCCACGGTATACCAAAGCAGAAGGCTAGAGAATGGTCTTATTCCCGACTAGGATATTGGCGTATTGCAGGTAGCTGGATTTTATGCAGGTCATTAACGAACGAATACCTCGCATCCATCGGCTATGATGATATAGCCAAAAGATACGAGGTATTGCACTTAAGCTATTGA
- a CDS encoding ankyrin repeat domain-containing protein, translating to MWANFTAKIKAFIGQLKTIKPPAVAKPDFSGAYASAKTTLDGVAKRIEPKHLVYFALILLPAIVGLGAYYGIVDSQVKLEAAQLPENRLARMSISFTADNFVKYAGRGNKEVTALFIEAGMSPDAYRKNDGFTPLHAAAAYGQTAVVRQLLDKGADINVRDKDGQTALMKAVWNSHAKVVTALLQNGANVTVNDSNGDNVVNMARARNDRRVLTALVAAGITELKDALEKVDSVPKANEKMPGDNETKQQVVRTIPKHTQPPAFNRPSATVSQPAGQFTLATGYAGAIGVGTSVDHLYQQFGKQAVSAGEEFFAGRAYPVLRAYDGQEKVPALTVYFALNKQTEDKVITAIRVFDDRYKTTQGIGVGTTLGELRQTGTLGSIQYTDTLYAIARDSKIRYELDFSTDNMPVAWLNGGDTNTLPDNMKIKSIFIF from the coding sequence ATGTGGGCAAACTTCACAGCTAAAATAAAAGCATTCATAGGACAACTAAAAACGATAAAGCCGCCGGCAGTTGCAAAACCTGATTTCTCCGGAGCTTATGCAAGCGCTAAGACAACACTGGATGGGGTGGCTAAGCGAATTGAGCCTAAGCACCTTGTGTATTTTGCCTTAATTCTTTTGCCTGCTATTGTTGGGTTAGGGGCCTATTATGGCATTGTAGACAGCCAGGTCAAGCTGGAAGCTGCTCAATTGCCGGAAAACCGCCTTGCCCGTATGAGCATAAGTTTTACTGCCGATAATTTTGTCAAGTATGCCGGCAGAGGCAATAAAGAGGTTACGGCTTTGTTTATTGAGGCCGGTATGTCTCCCGACGCTTACCGGAAAAATGACGGATTTACACCATTGCACGCAGCGGCGGCTTATGGCCAGACCGCGGTGGTGCGGCAATTGCTGGATAAAGGCGCGGATATAAATGTGCGTGACAAGGATGGCCAGACCGCGCTGATGAAAGCAGTTTGGAACAGTCATGCCAAAGTGGTAACTGCTCTGCTGCAAAATGGCGCTAATGTCACTGTCAATGACAGTAACGGCGATAATGTTGTCAATATGGCCAGGGCCAGGAATGACCGCCGCGTGCTTACTGCGCTGGTAGCTGCCGGTATTACTGAACTCAAAGACGCCTTAGAGAAGGTGGACTCGGTTCCCAAAGCAAATGAAAAAATGCCTGGTGACAATGAAACCAAGCAGCAGGTCGTCAGAACAATTCCGAAACATACTCAACCTCCTGCTTTTAACAGGCCGTCTGCCACCGTCAGCCAGCCGGCAGGTCAATTCACATTAGCTACCGGTTATGCCGGAGCCATTGGTGTGGGGACATCGGTTGACCATCTCTACCAGCAGTTTGGCAAGCAGGCCGTCAGTGCGGGAGAAGAGTTTTTTGCCGGACGGGCTTATCCGGTATTAAGGGCCTATGACGGGCAGGAAAAAGTACCGGCACTAACCGTTTATTTTGCTCTTAACAAACAAACCGAGGATAAAGTTATCACAGCCATTCGTGTTTTTGATGATCGTTACAAGACCACTCAGGGTATCGGGGTAGGAACCACCTTGGGAGAATTGCGGCAAACCGGCACCCTCGGCTCGATCCAGTATACCGATACATTGTACGCCATTGCGCGGGATAGCAAGATTCGCTATGAACTTGATTTCAGTACCGACAATATGCCCGTTGCCTGGCTAAACGGCGGCGACACTAATACGCTGCCTGACAATATGAAAATCAAGAGCATTTTTATATTTTAA
- the cooS gene encoding anaerobic carbon-monoxide dehydrogenase catalytic subunit yields the protein MNFEAINEHRKTFPSKEQVIKQTPDPGVRQMLTHLDKAGIATAFDRFDAQKPHCAFGLAGTCCRICNMGPCKITEKSPKGVCGADAHVIVARNILRWVAAGVASHGSRGREVLLTLKKAASGELPLPLLGQEKIVATAKAFGIYREDKTVAQLAEQLADLLLEDMSRAVPATHRTIAAMAPPERVETWSELDIIPLGSYHEVFEALHRTGTGTDGDWENLMKQLLRCGLAFSWNSVLGSSIAADCLYGPPKRSYIETNFASIKAEYVNIALHGHSPVMPSALVQASREPELIELAKAQGAAGIRLYGICCSGLSSLYRYGEVHPLSNALGAELIMGTGALDAWVADLQDIFPGIMDVAACFHTKVITTSDSCRLPGAIHIAFDHHHANMEQILDKAKDIVKLAITNYPARQQGNVYIPEVSLEAEVGFSVENITQAFGSLDELAALIKAGKIKGIVNLVGCNNPKVVYEQAVVQVADTLLANDILVLTNGCASFPLLKLGYCTQKALTKAGPGLKEVLGARKLPPVWHMGECLDNARASGLFRALADKCGQPLTQMPFAFASPEWSNEKGVGAALSFRLMGLNSYHCIPAPVLGSDKVAGFFAHGTQELLGSVMVVVPEPTALGQRISADFEQRRNHAAWNSK from the coding sequence ATGAACTTTGAAGCCATTAATGAGCACCGGAAAACCTTTCCGTCTAAAGAGCAAGTGATTAAACAAACACCTGACCCCGGTGTCAGACAGATGCTTACCCACCTGGATAAAGCCGGGATAGCTACTGCCTTTGACCGCTTTGATGCGCAAAAACCACATTGTGCTTTCGGATTGGCTGGAACCTGCTGCCGGATTTGTAATATGGGGCCATGTAAGATTACTGAGAAAAGCCCTAAAGGCGTCTGTGGCGCCGACGCCCATGTCATCGTTGCCCGTAATATTCTTCGCTGGGTGGCCGCCGGGGTAGCTTCTCATGGTTCCCGGGGGCGGGAAGTACTGCTGACTCTTAAAAAGGCGGCCAGCGGCGAATTGCCCTTACCGCTCTTAGGACAGGAAAAAATTGTGGCCACCGCTAAAGCCTTTGGCATTTATCGGGAAGATAAAACGGTGGCGCAATTGGCTGAGCAGCTTGCCGACCTGCTGCTGGAAGATATGTCCCGTGCCGTGCCGGCCACACACCGGACAATTGCTGCCATGGCACCTCCCGAACGGGTGGAAACCTGGTCTGAGCTTGATATTATCCCCCTGGGTTCCTATCACGAAGTCTTTGAAGCCCTGCACCGTACCGGAACAGGGACCGACGGCGACTGGGAAAATCTCATGAAACAGCTCTTGCGCTGCGGCTTGGCATTCTCCTGGAACAGTGTACTGGGATCGTCGATTGCTGCCGACTGTCTGTATGGGCCGCCCAAACGCAGTTATATCGAAACTAATTTTGCTTCTATTAAAGCAGAATATGTCAATATTGCGCTGCATGGACATTCACCGGTTATGCCTTCGGCGTTAGTACAGGCCAGCAGGGAGCCGGAACTTATCGAGTTAGCCAAGGCGCAAGGAGCTGCAGGCATTCGTTTGTATGGTATTTGCTGTTCAGGCTTGTCTTCGTTATATCGCTATGGCGAGGTTCATCCCTTAAGCAACGCGCTGGGAGCTGAGTTGATTATGGGAACAGGGGCACTGGATGCCTGGGTAGCCGATTTGCAGGATATTTTCCCAGGCATTATGGATGTGGCCGCCTGCTTCCACACCAAGGTGATCACTACCAGTGATTCCTGCCGTCTGCCTGGTGCTATCCATATTGCTTTTGATCACCATCATGCCAATATGGAGCAGATACTGGACAAAGCCAAAGACATTGTCAAACTGGCAATAACCAATTATCCTGCACGGCAGCAAGGCAATGTATATATCCCGGAGGTTAGCCTGGAGGCCGAGGTTGGTTTCTCGGTGGAGAATATTACCCAGGCTTTTGGCAGCCTGGATGAACTGGCAGCCTTAATTAAAGCCGGCAAAATAAAGGGCATTGTTAACCTTGTCGGCTGCAATAACCCCAAGGTTGTTTATGAACAAGCCGTTGTCCAGGTAGCCGATACCTTGCTTGCCAATGATATTCTTGTTCTTACTAACGGTTGTGCCTCTTTCCCGCTCTTAAAACTTGGCTATTGTACGCAAAAAGCGCTGACGAAGGCAGGTCCCGGCCTTAAGGAAGTGCTGGGAGCCAGAAAGCTGCCGCCGGTGTGGCATATGGGAGAATGTCTGGATAATGCACGGGCATCCGGCCTATTCCGGGCATTGGCCGATAAATGCGGTCAGCCTTTGACACAGATGCCGTTTGCCTTTGCCAGTCCTGAATGGTCAAATGAAAAAGGTGTCGGCGCGGCGCTGAGCTTTAGGCTGATGGGTCTTAATTCCTATCACTGTATTCCGGCACCTGTACTGGGTTCTGATAAAGTGGCCGGCTTCTTTGCTCATGGCACCCAGGAACTGCTGGGTTCTGTCATGGTGGTTGTACCTGAGCCGACGGCCTTAGGCCAGAGAATTTCCGCAGATTTTGAGCAAAGAAGAAATCATGCAGCTTGGAACAGCAAGTAA
- a CDS encoding ABC transporter substrate-binding protein: MNRREFIKKSVFMTVGLVGGLTLAGCGSTTETGRASNQGKNKPTIKIGYLPITDHLTMIAHGQMEFRQFTLEPVKFSGWAELAEALKGNAIQGAFALTPIGMSLKQKGVPVKAVFLGHRNGSVLTAKNIPELNKIEDLRGKTIAIPSRFSTHNVLIHKVLTEKGINPNSEVKFIDMSPPEMVNALSTGKIDAFIVAEPFGGQAEMQKVGKVLVLSKDIWHDHICCVLNMQEEVVQKQPEAVEELVGGLAKAAAFIDNNPQEAAKLSLKYLGQKQEVVEHVLTNPKGRITFNNLVPDIRDFAATEEYLLQFGITKDKIDLAQYIDDRFAKKAFGV; encoded by the coding sequence ATGAATCGAAGAGAGTTTATTAAGAAAAGTGTATTTATGACAGTGGGCCTTGTCGGCGGATTAACCCTGGCCGGATGTGGCAGCACCACCGAAACAGGCAGAGCCTCCAATCAAGGCAAGAATAAACCGACAATAAAAATTGGCTATTTGCCCATCACCGACCATCTCACCATGATTGCCCATGGGCAGATGGAGTTCCGGCAATTTACGCTTGAACCTGTTAAATTTTCCGGTTGGGCAGAATTAGCCGAGGCGCTTAAGGGCAATGCCATTCAAGGAGCGTTTGCACTGACGCCGATCGGTATGAGCTTAAAACAAAAAGGCGTGCCGGTTAAGGCTGTATTTTTAGGGCATCGCAACGGCTCGGTGCTGACGGCTAAAAATATTCCGGAGCTTAACAAAATTGAAGATTTGCGCGGCAAGACTATTGCGATTCCCAGCCGGTTTTCCACCCATAATGTACTTATCCACAAAGTGCTGACCGAAAAAGGCATTAATCCTAATTCTGAAGTAAAGTTTATAGATATGTCGCCGCCGGAGATGGTTAATGCACTCTCAACAGGCAAAATAGATGCGTTCATTGTAGCTGAACCATTTGGCGGGCAGGCTGAGATGCAAAAGGTAGGCAAAGTACTGGTCTTAAGCAAAGATATCTGGCATGATCATATCTGCTGCGTGCTTAATATGCAGGAAGAAGTAGTACAAAAGCAGCCAGAGGCTGTTGAGGAACTGGTGGGAGGCTTGGCTAAAGCGGCTGCCTTTATTGACAACAATCCGCAAGAAGCAGCGAAATTGTCACTTAAATATCTGGGACAAAAGCAGGAAGTCGTGGAACATGTACTGACAAATCCTAAAGGCAGGATCACTTTCAATAATCTTGTGCCTGATATCAGGGATTTTGCCGCAACAGAGGAGTATCTCCTCCAATTTGGGATCACTAAAGATAAAATAGACCTGGCTCAATATATCGACGACCGGTTTGCTAAAAAAGCCTTTGGGGTGTAA